One part of the Podarcis muralis chromosome 3, rPodMur119.hap1.1, whole genome shotgun sequence genome encodes these proteins:
- the FILIP1 gene encoding filamin-A-interacting protein 1 isoform X5: MLVDERQMHIEQLDQQTQKIQDLTQKLREEEEKLKILGTKGKEDGQKLMKLEAELEHKTSSFSQEHEEMTAKLASQESHNKQLRLKLAGLTRRIEELEETNKNLQKTEEELRELRDKIAKGECGNSSLMAEVENLRKRVLEMEGKDEEITKTESQCKELKKKLQEEEHHSKELRLEVEKLQKRMSELERLEEAFNKSKSECTHLRLNLEKEKNLTKDLINELEVVKTRVKDLESSESKLEKAELNLKDDLTKLKSFTVMLVDERKSMVDKIKQEERKVESLNKNFKVEQGKVMEVTEKLIDESKKLLKLKSEMEEKVSSLTKERDELIGKLKSEEEKSAELNCKVDLLKKRIDGIEEVEREIARGRVKKGTGLSGQEDNKIKELTVEIERLKKRLKQLEVVEGDLMKTEDEYDQLEQKFRTEQDKANCLSQQLEEMKLQIAKNKAIEKGEAVTQEAELRQRFRLEEAKSRDLKAEVQALKEKIHELMNKEDQLSQLQVDYSVLQQRFLEEENKNKAMGQEVLNLTKELELSKRYSRALRPSMNGRRMVDVPVTSTGVQTDAVNSETAEEETPAVFIRKSFQEENHIMSNLRQVGLKKPSERSSVLDRYPPAANDLTMRKSWIPWMKKRENGSQVTPEKGARIQTSPERPGEVVLSPKQGQPLHIRVTPDHENSTATLEITSPTAEDFFSSTTVIPTLGNQKPRITIIPSPNVMSQKGKGGESPAGPERAMSPVTITTFSREKSSESPKSPFMERPVSPIQIMTVSTSAAPADITMSPESQDMTMGRAVFRVTPEKQTVPTPVRKYNANTNIITTEDNKIHIHLGSQFKRSPGTSQEGASPVITVRPMNVAAEKEVMTGTVLRSPRNNISSRPGASKVTSTITITPVTTSSTRGTQSMTGQDGLSQRPTPTRIPVSKGMKAGKPVVTAPGSGNQTKFEPRAETQSMKIELKKSSASSSASLGGGKG, encoded by the exons ATGCTTGTGGATGAAAGACAGATGCACATTGAACAACTGGATCAGCAAACCCAGAAAATACAAGATCTAACTCAAAAActaagggaagaagaagagaaacttAAGATTCTGGGTACCAAAGGAAAAGAGGATGGGCAGAAGCTAATGAAGCTAGAGGCAGAACTTGAACACAAGACATCCTCCTTTTCCCAAGAGCATGAGGAGATGACTGCCAAACTGGCTAGCCAAGAGTCGCACAATAAACAGCTCAGGCTGAAACTGGCTGGTTTAACCCGGAGAATTGAGGAGCTGGAAGAAACCAACAAAAACCTTCAGAAGACTGAAGAAGAGCTTCGGGAACTGAGAGACAAAATAGCCAAAGGGGAATGCGGCAACTCCAGCTTGATGGCTGAGGTGGAAAACCTCCGCAAGCGGGTGCTTGAGATGGAAGGCAAAGACGAGGAGATCACAAAGACTGAATCTCAGTGTAAGGAGCTTAAAAAGAAACTACAAGAAGAGGAGCATCACAGCAAAGAACTGAGGCTTGAGGTGGAGAAACTGCAGAAGAGAATGTCTGAACTGGAAAGGTTGGAGGAGGCTTTCAACAAAAGCAAATCTGAATGCACTCACCTGCGTTTGAACCTGGAGAAAGAAAAGAACTTAACCAAAGACTTGATCAATGAGTTGGAAGTGGTGAAGACGCGAGTGAAGGATCTTGAGTCTTCAGAGAGTAAGTTGGAGAAAGCTGAATTAAACTTGAAAGATGACCTGACAAAGCTGAAGTCTTTTACTGTCATGCTGGTTGATGAGAGAAAGAGCATGGTGGATAAGATAaagcaggaagagagaaaagtTGAAAGCTTGAATAAGAACTTCAAGGTGGAGCAAGGCAAAGTTATGGAAGTGACTGAGAAACTAATAGATGAGAGCAAAAAACTGTTGAAGCTGAAATCTGAAATGGAGGAGAAAGTGTCCAGCTTGACAAAGGAAAGGGATGAGTTAATTGGCAAGCTGAAGAGCGAGGAAGAAAAGTCTGCTGAGCTGAACTGCAAAGTGGATCTGCTGAAGAAAAGGATTGATGGCATAGAGGAGGTAGAAAGGGAAATAGCCAGAGGCCGTGTTAAAAAAGGGACTGGGCTTTCTGGACAAGAGGACAACAAAATTAAAGAGCTAACAGTTGAAATTGAAAGACTGAAGAAGCGTCTCAAGCAATTGGAAGTTGTTGAAGGAGACTTGATGAAGACGGAGGATGAATATGATCAGCTGGAGCAAAAATTTAGGACTGAGCAGGATAAAGCTAACTGTCTTTCTCAGCAGCTGGAAGAAATGAAGCTCCAgattgcaaaaaacaaagcaatagAGAAGGGAGAGGCTGTGACTCAGGAGGCAGAGCTGAGGCAAAGGTTTCGACTGGAAGAGGCAAAAAGCAGAGACTTAAAAGCAGAAGTGCAGGCTCTCAAAGAGAAAATTCATGAGCTGATGAACAAAGAAGACCAGCTTTCTCAGCTCCAAGTGGATTACTCAGTCCTTCAGCAAAGGtttctggaagaagaaaataagaaCAAAGCCATGGGCCAGGAGGTGCTGAATCTGACGAAAGAGCTTGAGCTGTCTAAACGCTACAGCCGTGCCCTGAGACCCAGTATGAATGGGAGAAGGATGGTAGATGTGCCTGTTACATCCACCGGAGTACAAACTGATGCAGTAAACAGCGAGACAGCAGAAGAGGAGACACCTGCTGTGTTCATAAGGAAATCCTTCCAGGAGGAGAACCACATTATGAGCAATCTTCGACAGGTTGGGCTCAAAAAGCCCAGCGAGAGGTCATCTGTGCTTGACAGATATCCTCCCGCGGCAAATGACCTTACCATGAGAAAATCCTGGATCCCATggatgaaaaaaagagaaaatggctCTCAGGTGACTCCAGAAAAAGGAGCCAGAATACAAACCAGTCCAGAGCGTCCTGGGGAGGTTGTCCTTTCTCCGAAGCAAGGGCAGCCTCTCCACATTCGGGTAACTCCAGATCACGAGAACAGCACAGCTACTCTGGAGATTACTAGTCCAACAGCTGAAGATTTCTTCTCCAGCACCACCGTTATCCCAACCTTGGGGAATCAGAAACCACGGATTACCATCATTCCCTCTCCTAACGTCATGTcccaaaaaggaaaagggggtgaGAGCCCAGCGGGCCCAGAGCGAGCCATGTCTCCTGTAACTATAACTACTTTCTCCAGAGAGAAATCTTCAGAGAGCCCAAAGTCTCCATTCATGGAAAGACCTGTATCACCAATTCAGATAATGACAGTGTCTACCTCGGCAGCACCTGCAGACATTACCATGTCTCCAGAATCGCAGGACATGACCATGGGGAGGGCTGTGTTTAGAGTGACGCCAGAAAAACAAACTGTCCCAACTCCCGTCCGAAAGTACAATGCCAACACGAACATTATAACGACCGAGGACAACAAAATTCACATCCACTTAGGGTCTCAGTTTAAACGCTCGCCTGGCACTTCTCAAGAAGGAGCAAGCCCTGTGATAACGGTCAGGCCTATGAATGTAGCAGCAGAGAAGGAGGTGATGACTGGGACTGTCCTCCGTTCCCCCAGGAATAACATATCCTCAAGGCCTGGAGCAAGCAAAGTGACAAGTACCATCACTATAACTCCAGTTACTACGTCATCCACACGAGGAACACAATCCATG ACGGGACAGGATGGGTTATCCCAGAGACCTACACCCACCCGAATCCCTGTATCTAAAGGTATGAAAGCCGGGAAGCCAGTAGTGACAGCCCCAGGATCAGGAAATCAGACCAAATTCGAGCCTCGAGCCGAGACTCAGTCTATGAAAATAGAACTGAAGAAGTCTTCAGCCAGTAGCTCTGCCTCCCTTGGTGGGGGGAAGGGCTGA